A genomic window from Macaca thibetana thibetana isolate TM-01 chromosome 16, ASM2454274v1, whole genome shotgun sequence includes:
- the AMZ2 gene encoding archaemetzincin-2 isoform X2, whose amino-acid sequence MQIIRHSEQTLKTALISKNPVLVSQYEKLDAGEQRLMNEAFQPASDLFGPITLHSPSDWITSHPEAPQDFEQFFSDPYRKTPSPDKRSIYIQAIGSLGNTRIISEEYIKWLTGYCKAYFYGLRVKLLEPVPVSATRCSFRVNENTQNLQIHAGDILKFLKKKKPEDAFCIVGITMIDLYPRDSWNFVFGQASLTDGVGIFSFARYGSDFYSMRYEGKVKKLKKTSSSDYSIFNNYYIPEITSVLLLRSCKTLTHEIGHIFGLRHCQWLACLMQGSNHLEEADRRPLNLCPICLRKLQCAVGFSIVERYKALVRWIDDESSGTPGATPEHSREGNGNLPKPVEAFKEWKEWIIKCLAVLQK is encoded by the exons ATGCAAATAATACGACACTCTGAACAGACCCTAAAAACAGCTCTCATCTCAAAGAACCCAGTGCTTGTGTCACAGTATGAGAAATTAGATGCTGGGGAACAGCGTTTAATGAATGAAGCCTTCCAGCCAGCCAGTGATCTCTTTGGGCCGATTACCTTGCATTCTCCATCAGATTGGATCACCTCCCACCCTGAGGCCCCCCAAGACTTTGAACAGTTCTTCAGTGATCCTTACAGAAAGACACCCTCTCCAGACAAACGCAGCATTTATATACAGGCCATTG GCTCTCTAGGAAACACCAGAATTATCAGTGAAGAATATATTAAATGGCTCACGGGCTACTGTAAAGCATATTTCTATGGCTTGAGAGTAAAACTCCTAGAACCAGTTCCTGTTTCCGCAACAAGGTGTTCCTTTAGAGTCAATGAGAACACACAAAACCTACAGATTCATGCAG ggGACATTCTGAagttcttgaaaaagaagaaacctgAAGATGCCTTCTGTATTGTGGGCATAACAATGATTGATCTTTACCCAAGAGACTCGTGGAATTTTGTCTTTGGACAGGCCTCTCTGACAGATG GTGTGGGGATATTCAGCTTTGCCAGGTATGGCAGTGATTTTTATAGCATGCGCTATGAAGGCAAAGTGAAGAAGCTCAAAAAAACATCTTCAAGTGACTATTCAATTTTCAACAACTATTATATTCCAGAAATAACTAGTGTTTTACTACTTCGATCCTGTAAG ACTTTAACCCATGAGATCGGACACATATTTGGACTGCGACACTGCCAGTGGCTGGCATGCCTAATGCAAGGCTCCAACCACTTGGAAGAAGCTGACCGGCGCCCTCTAAACCTTTGCCCTATCTGTTTGCGCAAGTTGCAGTGTGCTGTTGGCTTCAGCATTGTAGAAAGATACAAA GCACTGGTGAGGTGGATTGATGACGAATCTTCTGGCACACCTGGAGCAACTCCAGAACACAGTCGTGAGGGTAATGGGAATTTACCGAAACCCGTGGAAGCctttaaggaatggaaagagtGGATAATAAAATGCCTGGCTGTTCTCCAAAAATAA
- the AMZ2 gene encoding archaemetzincin-2 isoform X3 yields MKPSSQPVISLGRLPCILHQIGSPPTLRPPKTLNSSSVILTERHPLQTNAAFIYRPLVNTGSLGNTRIISEEYIKWLTGYCKAYFYGLRVKLLEPVPVSATRCSFRVNENTQNLQIHAGDILKFLKKKKPEDAFCIVGITMIDLYPRDSWNFVFGQASLTDGVGIFSFARYGSDFYSMRYEGKVKKLKKTSSSDYSIFNNYYIPEITSVLLLRSCKTLTHEIGHIFGLRHCQWLACLMQGSNHLEEADRRPLNLCPICLRKLQCAVGFSIVERYKALVRWIDDESSGTPGATPEHSREGNGNLPKPVEAFKEWKEWIIKCLAVLQK; encoded by the exons ATGAAGCCTTCCAGCCAGCCAGTGATCTCTTTGGGCCGATTACCTTGCATTCTCCATCAGATTGGATCACCTCCCACCCTGAGGCCCCCCAAGACTTTGAACAGTTCTTCAGTGATCCTTACAGAAAGACACCCTCTCCAGACAAACGCAGCATTTATATACAGGCCATTGGTAAATACTG GCTCTCTAGGAAACACCAGAATTATCAGTGAAGAATATATTAAATGGCTCACGGGCTACTGTAAAGCATATTTCTATGGCTTGAGAGTAAAACTCCTAGAACCAGTTCCTGTTTCCGCAACAAGGTGTTCCTTTAGAGTCAATGAGAACACACAAAACCTACAGATTCATGCAG ggGACATTCTGAagttcttgaaaaagaagaaacctgAAGATGCCTTCTGTATTGTGGGCATAACAATGATTGATCTTTACCCAAGAGACTCGTGGAATTTTGTCTTTGGACAGGCCTCTCTGACAGATG GTGTGGGGATATTCAGCTTTGCCAGGTATGGCAGTGATTTTTATAGCATGCGCTATGAAGGCAAAGTGAAGAAGCTCAAAAAAACATCTTCAAGTGACTATTCAATTTTCAACAACTATTATATTCCAGAAATAACTAGTGTTTTACTACTTCGATCCTGTAAG ACTTTAACCCATGAGATCGGACACATATTTGGACTGCGACACTGCCAGTGGCTGGCATGCCTAATGCAAGGCTCCAACCACTTGGAAGAAGCTGACCGGCGCCCTCTAAACCTTTGCCCTATCTGTTTGCGCAAGTTGCAGTGTGCTGTTGGCTTCAGCATTGTAGAAAGATACAAA GCACTGGTGAGGTGGATTGATGACGAATCTTCTGGCACACCTGGAGCAACTCCAGAACACAGTCGTGAGGGTAATGGGAATTTACCGAAACCCGTGGAAGCctttaaggaatggaaagagtGGATAATAAAATGCCTGGCTGTTCTCCAAAAATAA
- the AMZ2 gene encoding archaemetzincin-2 isoform X1 — MTPIIRRRWKTTTTTTPVTARKAASGAIVPTAALQMQIIRHSEQTLKTALISKNPVLVSQYEKLDAGEQRLMNEAFQPASDLFGPITLHSPSDWITSHPEAPQDFEQFFSDPYRKTPSPDKRSIYIQAIGSLGNTRIISEEYIKWLTGYCKAYFYGLRVKLLEPVPVSATRCSFRVNENTQNLQIHAGDILKFLKKKKPEDAFCIVGITMIDLYPRDSWNFVFGQASLTDGVGIFSFARYGSDFYSMRYEGKVKKLKKTSSSDYSIFNNYYIPEITSVLLLRSCKTLTHEIGHIFGLRHCQWLACLMQGSNHLEEADRRPLNLCPICLRKLQCAVGFSIVERYKALVRWIDDESSGTPGATPEHSREGNGNLPKPVEAFKEWKEWIIKCLAVLQK; from the exons ATGCAAATAATACGACACTCTGAACAGACCCTAAAAACAGCTCTCATCTCAAAGAACCCAGTGCTTGTGTCACAGTATGAGAAATTAGATGCTGGGGAACAGCGTTTAATGAATGAAGCCTTCCAGCCAGCCAGTGATCTCTTTGGGCCGATTACCTTGCATTCTCCATCAGATTGGATCACCTCCCACCCTGAGGCCCCCCAAGACTTTGAACAGTTCTTCAGTGATCCTTACAGAAAGACACCCTCTCCAGACAAACGCAGCATTTATATACAGGCCATTG GCTCTCTAGGAAACACCAGAATTATCAGTGAAGAATATATTAAATGGCTCACGGGCTACTGTAAAGCATATTTCTATGGCTTGAGAGTAAAACTCCTAGAACCAGTTCCTGTTTCCGCAACAAGGTGTTCCTTTAGAGTCAATGAGAACACACAAAACCTACAGATTCATGCAG ggGACATTCTGAagttcttgaaaaagaagaaacctgAAGATGCCTTCTGTATTGTGGGCATAACAATGATTGATCTTTACCCAAGAGACTCGTGGAATTTTGTCTTTGGACAGGCCTCTCTGACAGATG GTGTGGGGATATTCAGCTTTGCCAGGTATGGCAGTGATTTTTATAGCATGCGCTATGAAGGCAAAGTGAAGAAGCTCAAAAAAACATCTTCAAGTGACTATTCAATTTTCAACAACTATTATATTCCAGAAATAACTAGTGTTTTACTACTTCGATCCTGTAAG ACTTTAACCCATGAGATCGGACACATATTTGGACTGCGACACTGCCAGTGGCTGGCATGCCTAATGCAAGGCTCCAACCACTTGGAAGAAGCTGACCGGCGCCCTCTAAACCTTTGCCCTATCTGTTTGCGCAAGTTGCAGTGTGCTGTTGGCTTCAGCATTGTAGAAAGATACAAA GCACTGGTGAGGTGGATTGATGACGAATCTTCTGGCACACCTGGAGCAACTCCAGAACACAGTCGTGAGGGTAATGGGAATTTACCGAAACCCGTGGAAGCctttaaggaatggaaagagtGGATAATAAAATGCCTGGCTGTTCTCCAAAAATAA